One Mycolicibacterium rufum genomic window, CCGGGTCGCCCCCGAGTCCGACATTGCCGTCGGCCAGCAGCACGGTCTGCCAGCGTCCGGTGCCGGGCAACGGCTCGAACAGGTCGCGGTGCAGTGCCGGGGCGCCGCTGCTGCGGGCCAGCCGCACCGCCGTCTCCGACAGATCGACCCCGAGCGCAGGAACCCCGCGTTGCACCAGATGGGCCACCAGCCGCCCCGGCCCGCAGCCCAGGTCGATCGTCGGGCCCTCGCACATGTCGACGACGGTGTGGTCGAAGTGCTCGTCGGCGTGCCTGCCGCCCAGCCAGCTGTGCACCGGCAACCGGCTCACCCGTCCGTCGTCGCGGCGCACCCAACATCGCTCGCCGTCCAGCGCGCGGTCGTAGAGCTGTCCGAACATCAGGCCTCCACCGTCGCAGTGATCCGGCTGAATCGTGAGCCGGCCGGGCAGGCGCGACGCACCGCGTCGACGTCGTCGATCGTGTCGACGTCGGCGAGGTGCGCGACCAGTCCAACCAACAGTCCGGTGTGCTGCAGCGCCGCCAGCGTTACAGCGCCGGTGTCGGGCGCCGACATCGGCACGTCGCGCAGACACTCGGCCGTGGCGGCGTCGCGCAGCCCGAGCACCCACCACCCGCCGTCGAGCGCCATGCCCAGCACGGCGTCGTGCGCGGCCAACCCCTGCACGCATTCGGCCAGCAGGCCGGGGTTCACCTGCGGGGTGTCCATCCCGATCTGCACCACCGCCGCGCCGCCGGCCGCCGCGGTGGCGTCGAGGTGCGCGTTGGCGAGCCGGTCGGCGAAATCCTCGCCCCGCTGGGGGATCACGATGAAGTCGTCGAGGCGGGCGCGGATCTCCTCCGAACGGGCAGCGGCGTCCAGATCGCCGGTCATGGCCACCACCCGCGCCTCGGCCGGGGTCGCGGCCACCGCGTCGAGGGTGTCGAGCAGCGCCGCCGCGGCGATGTCCGCGGCGACCGCGTCACCCAGCGTCGCCGCCAGCCGCGTCTTCGCCAGCCCCGGCACCGGCGCCTTGGCCACGACGAGCAGGCAGGTGCCTGTCATGAGATCGCCTTCCAGAAGTCCAGCGCCGCGACCGCGCTGCCGCGCACCGAGCCACTCACCTTCGAGGTGCCGCCCGTGCGCGGGCCGTACGCGACGTCGCGTTCGGTCACCGTCCAGCCCGCCTGCGCGGCGCGCACCAGCAGTTCCAGCGGGTAGCCCGAGCGACGGTCGGTGACGCCGAGGGCCAGCAGGGCGTCGCGGCGCACCACCCGCATCGGGGCGATGTCGTGCACCGGCAGCCGGTATTTCGTGCGCAGGCGCCAGCACACCGCCGCGGTGCCGAGCCGGGCGTGCCACGGCCACGTCAGCCCCGGCGTCGCGCGGCGCCGCCCGATCGCCATGTCGGCACCGCGCTCGAGGTCCTCGACCAGCGCCGGCAGCTCCAGTGGGTCCAGCGACCCGTCGCCGTCGAGCACCGCCACGATCGGTGTCGAGGCCGCCACCACACCCGCGTGCACCGCCGCGCCGTAACCCGGGGTCGTCTCGATCACCACGTCGGCGCCGCACCGGCGGGCGACCAGCGCGGTCGCGTCGGTGCTGTTGTTGTCGACCACCAGCGCCCGGTACCCGGCGGGAACGGCGGCCAGGACGCCCGGCAGGGACTCGGCCTCGTTGAGGCACGGCAGAACCACCGTGACGGGACAGTCGGGCATAGACCGCAACGCTAGGCCAGCCGACCTGTGGACGCGAGCGGCAAGCCTGACAAATCTCTGACATAGGTGCAGGTAGCGGCAGTGTCACGCTAGCCTCTATGTGGTGACCCGCGTGCTGATCGCCGATGACGACGACGTCGTCCGCGACGTCGTCCGGCGCTATCTCGAGCGCGACGGACTCGATGTGTCCACCGCGCACGACGGTACCGAGGCATTGCGACTGCTCGGTTCGCAGCGCATCGACGTCGCGGTGCTGGACGTGATGATGCCCGGCCCGGACGGCCTGTCCCTGTGCCGCAACCTGCGTAAACGCGGCGGCTACGCGGTGCCGGTGATCCTGCTGACCGCCCTCGGCGAGGAGGACGACCGCATCGCGGGGCTGGAAGCCGGCGCCGACGACTACCTCACCAAGCCGTTCAGTCCGCGCGAGCTCGCGCTGCGGGTGCGATCGGTGCTGCGCCGCGCACCGTCCGCGCCGGGCGTGATGCCGATGGACCTGCGCTCGGGGGATCTGACGATCTCGACGGCGTCGCGGACGGTGACGTTGGCCGGCAAACCGGTGAGCCTCACCAACCGCGAGTTCGACCTGCTGCTGTTCTTCCTCACCCACACCGACACCGTCTTCACTCGCGAGGACCTGCTCAAACAGGTCTGGCACTGGGACTTCGGCGACCTGTCCACGGTGACCGTGCACGTCAAGCGGCTGCGATCCAAGCTCGGCGACCGCCACCGGGTACAGACGGTGTGGGGCCGCGGCTACATGTGGACCTCCGACGCGACGGCCGACCCCGGGGCCGACCCGACCTCCGGACGGTCGGATGCCGACGACTGATTTCTGGGAGACCGTCGGCTGGGCTCTGGCCTCTTCGGTACCCGTGGTGCTGGTCGGCGCGATGGTGATCCGGCTGGCGCGGACGTGGTCGCTCGCGGTCAGCATGGTGGCGCTGGTGCTGATCCCGGTGCTCGCGACGCTCGCCGGGGTGATCGGCGCCAGCGGGTTCATGATCACGCCGGCCAGCGTCGCCGTGGTGTT contains:
- a CDS encoding response regulator transcription factor; amino-acid sequence: MTRVLIADDDDVVRDVVRRYLERDGLDVSTAHDGTEALRLLGSQRIDVAVLDVMMPGPDGLSLCRNLRKRGGYAVPVILLTALGEEDDRIAGLEAGADDYLTKPFSPRELALRVRSVLRRAPSAPGVMPMDLRSGDLTISTASRTVTLAGKPVSLTNREFDLLLFFLTHTDTVFTREDLLKQVWHWDFGDLSTVTVHVKRLRSKLGDRHRVQTVWGRGYMWTSDATADPGADPTSGRSDADD
- a CDS encoding TIGR04282 family arsenosugar biosynthesis glycosyltransferase gives rise to the protein MTGTCLLVVAKAPVPGLAKTRLAATLGDAVAADIAAAALLDTLDAVAATPAEARVVAMTGDLDAAARSEEIRARLDDFIVIPQRGEDFADRLANAHLDATAAAGGAAVVQIGMDTPQVNPGLLAECVQGLAAHDAVLGMALDGGWWVLGLRDAATAECLRDVPMSAPDTGAVTLAALQHTGLLVGLVAHLADVDTIDDVDAVRRACPAGSRFSRITATVEA
- a CDS encoding glycosyltransferase family 2 protein; translation: MPDCPVTVVLPCLNEAESLPGVLAAVPAGYRALVVDNNSTDATALVARRCGADVVIETTPGYGAAVHAGVVAASTPIVAVLDGDGSLDPLELPALVEDLERGADMAIGRRRATPGLTWPWHARLGTAAVCWRLRTKYRLPVHDIAPMRVVRRDALLALGVTDRRSGYPLELLVRAAQAGWTVTERDVAYGPRTGGTSKVSGSVRGSAVAALDFWKAIS
- a CDS encoding class I SAM-dependent methyltransferase — translated: MFGQLYDRALDGERCWVRRDDGRVSRLPVHSWLGGRHADEHFDHTVVDMCEGPTIDLGCGPGRLVAHLVQRGVPALGVDLSETAVRLARSSGAPALHRDLFEPLPGTGRWQTVLLADGNVGLGGDPVKILRRAAELLRSGGQCVAEFDSDTEGIDVGWVRLESASTIGPWFRWASVGIDCVAALAAEVGLSVAGVRRIGDRVVASLNAA